DNA from Thermomicrobiales bacterium:
ATCCGATGTTGAGAATGACACCGTAGCGACGTTCGGCCATCGCCGGGATGACCTCGCGAGAGCAGAGATAGACACCCTTCAGGACGACATCGATATTGAGATCCCACATCGCCTCGTCGAAGTCGGTGATGCGATCGCCGACCGAGAGCCCCGCATTGTTCACCAGGATATCGATCCGGCCATAGGCGTCGACCGCCTGGCCTATCCCGATCTTCACCTTGGTTGCGTCTGCGACGTCGATTTCGAGGCCCAACGCCACGCCGCCTGCCGCAGTGATGATGCTCGCGGTTTCGAGCGCGCGCTCTGGAATGAGGTCGGCGGCAACGACGATCGCCCCCTCACTGGCAAACCGCCGGCAAATGGCCCGACCGATGCCAGATCCGCCACCAGTGACGAACGCCACCTTGTTTTCGAGTTTCATTGTTTGTCCTCTTCTTCCTGGCCCAGGCCAGCAACGACTGGGATCGAAGCGCATCGCCTCGAACTGGGTAGACATCGTTTGCTTGATGATGCCGGAAATCAAGTGACTCCGGGCCACCGATCTCAAGCGACCGCCGCGATTGGTCCTCGGATGCGCGAGCAGCGTCAGTGCGGAGCTTCGACCTGAGCCCGCAATGATCCGCCGGCGGCTGACTCCCGTAGCTGATGCGTAGAACGCTCGACGACGAGCGTGTTGACAGGAGGATGCAGATGAACCAACGGAGTTTCGACCGATTGACCCGCGATCTTGCTGGCGTTTCCACCCGGCGCCGATTCCTCGGGCTTGCGGGGATTGGCGCTGGCAGTCTGGCGCTGGCCGGGGTATTCAACGGATTGTCCCGTACTGCTGAACAGGCAGACGCCCAGGATGCCTCGCCGACACCGACGGCCATCATCATGCCCAGCGCCATCATGAGCGACGGGCGCTGCGGTCTTCCATTCGAGCTGGCGGTCCGCCAGGGACCCTCTGAGGGTACCGAAGTGCGCGGTATGCTCGTCTTCTCGCTGGACGACGATGGCACGGTCACCGGCGCTCTCCTGGGGAAGGAGGGCGAGGTTGCGACCGTCACCGGTCAGGCCGTTGGGCAGGCGGTCGCGCTGCGCTTCGATCTCGGTGGCGAGGATGTCGTGTTCGGATCCGGTTCGTCGCTCGGCGAGTTCGCCATGTGCAACATCACCGACATGGGCGGCTCTGCCGTTGGACCGAAAGCGGGTGATCTTGGCGACTGGCGGCAGGGCCGGGTCAATCTGCTCGAGCTCCCCGAACCCATTTGCATCCAGGGTCAGCCCTGCCCAACTGAGCCACCGGAACGGCCCGAACCGACCCGCCCGCTACCTCCCGATATCACAAGCTGCGATCCCCTCTCTGCGGAAAGCTGCGTGGAGGTCTGCGGAGCCTCCGGGCTCGCGCCCAGCGCCTCTGCCTGCGTTGGATATTGCGCCGAAGTCCTGCAGTGCTAGATCAGCACGGAGGGAGTTGGGCGCGCCAGCTCCCTTCACGCTGCTCACCCTCTGAAGGCGCCGTCCTGCAACGCCTTGCCATACCAACGCTGCGCGATCCCGAGAAACACGATGCCAGGAATAATGGCCACGATGAACTGGGCCGACGCGCCGGGACCGATCGCGCCACCACCCATCAAGACCGCAAGCGTGCGAGAGACCTGATCGTTCATCAGCACACTCGACAGGACATACTCGCTCCAGGCAAACATGAAGTTGATGACGATCACCACCACGATGCCATTGCGCACCTGCGGCAACATGATCCCAAAAAGAATGCGCAGCGAAGAGGCGCCATCGATGCGGGCGGAGTCCGGCAACTCGTGGGACACCATCTGGAAGACCGCCCGCATGACGAGAATGGACACGGCCAGGCTGGCCGCTACATAGGGAAGCATTAGCGCCCAGGTTTCGTCGATGAGTCCAAGATCCCAATGCAGCCGGAAGATGCCGAGCATCGAGGTGATCTGCATGGGAAAGAAGAGCGATGCCGTGAGCACCAGCAGGATGACCGACCGGCCTGGGGTCGATAGGTGTGAAAGCGCGTACCCCGCCATCACCGCTGCGACCGTTCCAAACAGGATCGTGAGCGCGGTGACGAAGATGCTGTTCCAGTAGACCCGGAAGAAGATATTGTCCAGGGTGAAGTTCTCCCAAACCCAGGTATAGCGGGCCCAAAGGGGAGAAACGTACTCATTCGGCAGGATGTTGCGCTGGACGCTGTCGACGCGGGACTTCATCGAATTGACCACCACGATGAAGAGCGGAAAGAGAACCCAGGCGCACATCAGCAGCAAGAAGGCATGCCGGCCAACCGCGCGCCAGGTGACGCGGGGACGGTGGTCTCCTGCGGTCACGCGCGCATTGTTGGAGACACCGGGGAGGAGCGTTCCCACATGGGCCGGGCGCGTGCTCATGTGGTCACTCGTGACGGTGCTTCGAAGAAGGTTGTCGTGGGACCGATGGTACGTCGGAAACGCGCCATGGGCCGTCTGACCCTGGCACAAACTCGACAGTGCGGAAATGGACACGGAACATTCGGAACGTGAGCGCGCTCCGAATGCTCCGCCATCGACGAACTCAAGTCTTGAGCGCGCCTTCTTGAAGGCCCTTCATATACCAGCGCTGCGCGATCGCGAACGTAATCAACGCCGGAAGGATGGCGAGGATATACAGCGCGGCCATGCGCGGCCAGAGAAGACCGCCCACGCCGGCGCTCGCCGATCCGAGGAAGACCGGAAGCGTGCGTCTGCTGGCATCGTTCATCAACGTCAGCGCCAGCAGGTATTCACCCCAGGCGGCCACGAAGTTGACGATGATGACCACGACCACACCGTTCTTCACCAGTGGGAAGACGATGCCAAACAACGTACGGATCGAGTTGGCGCCGTCGATCTTGGCGGAGTCGGTCAGGTCTTTCGGGACCGTCTGAAACACCCCCCGCATGATAAAGATCGAGATTGCCACGCTGAGCGCGGTATAGGGGAGCATGAGGCTCCACGTCTCGTTGATGAGCCCGAGACGCTTCTGGATGTTGAAGATGCCGATGATAGCGGTGACTTGCGTGGGGAAGAACATCGAAGCCACCAGCAACGCGGTGATGATGCGCGCGCCCGGTGTCTTGAGATGCACCAGAGCGTATCCGGCCAGCACCGAGGTGACGGTTGCCGCCACGACCGTGAGCGTGGTCACCAGGACGCTGTTCTTGAAGTTGACCCAGACGGGTCCCACCACGCGCGGTTTGGTGAGCACGAACTCGTAGTTGGTCAAGATCGGATCGATGAATCCGTTCTGCGGCCAGATGTAGCGCTGCGACCCATCCTGCAACGTCTTGAACGAAAGGAGCACTACCCACAGGAGCGGGAGAAGCACCCAGAGGCACATGATGATCAGGAAGAGGTGCCGTCCATAGGCTTTCCAGTTCGGGCCCTTTTTCGGCG
Protein-coding regions in this window:
- a CDS encoding glucose 1-dehydrogenase gives rise to the protein MKLENKVAFVTGGGSGIGRAICRRFASEGAIVVAADLIPERALETASIITAAGGVALGLEIDVADATKVKIGIGQAVDAYGRIDILVNNAGLSVGDRITDFDEAMWDLNIDVVLKGVYLCSREVIPAMAERRYGVILNIGSVNGLFAIGESAYSAAKAGMVNLTQNMAIHYGDDNIRVNLIAPGTIRTPIWDKRLEADPTAFDQLTPWYPLGRIGEPDDVAKAALFLCSDDASWITGAILPVDGGISAGNYRLNKDLQGVREKPGR
- a CDS encoding twin-arginine translocation signal domain-containing protein, with the translated sequence MNQRSFDRLTRDLAGVSTRRRFLGLAGIGAGSLALAGVFNGLSRTAEQADAQDASPTPTAIIMPSAIMSDGRCGLPFELAVRQGPSEGTEVRGMLVFSLDDDGTVTGALLGKEGEVATVTGQAVGQAVALRFDLGGEDVVFGSGSSLGEFAMCNITDMGGSAVGPKAGDLGDWRQGRVNLLELPEPICIQGQPCPTEPPERPEPTRPLPPDITSCDPLSAESCVEVCGASGLAPSASACVGYCAEVLQC
- a CDS encoding carbohydrate ABC transporter permease → MSTAQASISTASSKARADVYVAPKKGPNWKAYGRHLFLIIMCLWVLLPLLWVVLLSFKTLQDGSQRYIWPQNGFIDPILTNYEFVLTKPRVVGPVWVNFKNSVLVTTLTVVAATVTSVLAGYALVHLKTPGARIITALLVASMFFPTQVTAIIGIFNIQKRLGLINETWSLMLPYTALSVAISIFIMRGVFQTVPKDLTDSAKIDGANSIRTLFGIVFPLVKNGVVVVIIVNFVAAWGEYLLALTLMNDASRRTLPVFLGSASAGVGGLLWPRMAALYILAILPALITFAIAQRWYMKGLQEGALKT
- a CDS encoding carbohydrate ABC transporter permease, whose translation is MSTRPAHVGTLLPGVSNNARVTAGDHRPRVTWRAVGRHAFLLLMCAWVLFPLFIVVVNSMKSRVDSVQRNILPNEYVSPLWARYTWVWENFTLDNIFFRVYWNSIFVTALTILFGTVAAVMAGYALSHLSTPGRSVILLVLTASLFFPMQITSMLGIFRLHWDLGLIDETWALMLPYVAASLAVSILVMRAVFQMVSHELPDSARIDGASSLRILFGIMLPQVRNGIVVVIVINFMFAWSEYVLSSVLMNDQVSRTLAVLMGGGAIGPGASAQFIVAIIPGIVFLGIAQRWYGKALQDGAFRG